From Neorickettsia helminthoeca str. Oregon, one genomic window encodes:
- a CDS encoding quinone-dependent dihydroorotate dehydrogenase, whose protein sequence is MCEKLLVSLLQCLPPSLAHEITCIALRCFPGISRNSFEDPVLENEVCGLSFKNPVGIAAGFDKNAECVNPLSRTGFGFLELGTVTLKPQKGNPKPRLFRLPEDRAVINRLGFNNKGVEYFLKRLVKAKYNRSLPPIGVNIGKNATSLDAISDYARLAKRVSKVADYVTLNISSPNTAKLRDMQKIEILQQLLVSVKAAVVEGMPIFIKVAPDLTDEAKVDIMQLAVKQKVTGIIVANTTIGCREKLKSKCKVEYGGLSGAPLFELSTTLLREMYKYAGGRLVFIGCGGVSDVETAYIKIRNGATLIQVYTAFTYQGFGLLNEIKKGLAQRIKSDGFRSINEAIGLDV, encoded by the coding sequence TCCTGGTAAGCTTGCTGCAATGTTTACCGCCTTCTCTTGCTCATGAAATCACCTGCATAGCCTTGAGATGCTTTCCCGGCATTAGTAGGAACTCGTTTGAGGATCCCGTTTTGGAAAATGAAGTCTGCGGTTTGTCTTTCAAAAACCCAGTAGGGATCGCGGCAGGCTTTGATAAAAATGCTGAATGCGTCAATCCTTTAAGTAGGACAGGTTTTGGTTTCCTCGAACTTGGGACTGTCACATTAAAACCGCAAAAAGGGAATCCAAAACCGCGTCTGTTCAGGTTGCCTGAGGATCGTGCTGTTATAAATCGTCTTGGATTCAATAACAAGGGTGTCGAATATTTTCTAAAGCGACTTGTGAAAGCGAAATATAATCGATCGTTGCCGCCTATTGGTGTGAACATCGGGAAAAATGCCACCTCACTAGATGCCATTTCTGATTACGCACGATTAGCGAAAAGAGTGTCCAAGGTTGCTGATTATGTGACATTGAATATTTCCTCTCCAAACACTGCTAAGCTGAGGGACATGCAGAAAATCGAAATACTACAGCAGCTCTTGGTTTCCGTTAAAGCTGCTGTAGTAGAAGGGATGCCGATTTTTATTAAAGTTGCACCTGACCTCACCGATGAGGCTAAAGTAGACATTATGCAGCTTGCTGTGAAACAAAAAGTTACTGGGATCATTGTGGCAAACACTACAATTGGGTGTCGGGAGAAATTGAAGAGTAAATGTAAAGTGGAATACGGGGGTTTAAGTGGTGCTCCGCTCTTTGAGCTTTCCACGACATTGTTAAGAGAGATGTATAAATATGCAGGAGGAAGGCTTGTATTCATCGGTTGCGGTGGCGTTTCAGATGTGGAAACGGCGTACATCAAAATCAGGAATGGAGCTACACTGATTCAGGTTTATACCGCTTTCACTTACCAAGGTTTTGGGCTGCTTAATGAGATAAAAAAGGGATTAGCACAGAGAATCAAATCAGATGGATTCCGATCCATAAATGAGGCAATAGGTCTTGATGTCTAG
- a CDS encoding 3-phosphoshikimate 1-carboxyvinyltransferase, producing METQGCTIRKIAPLKGLYKVPPDESSLQRGLFILAQAVGKSTISPSFISDSTVSTMCCLQHLGVEIKRISDSRIEVYGVGVRGLSAPTDVLNIGNSRIAMHLLLGVVASYSFQTIITGYGHFLDKFKIKGVKHFSDIGIEITSCTLPTIVKGNDYCVPHIHILEHSCSQIKSALLMAGLNTKGTTTIVEPFSGSTNHTELMLKHLGADITIIRSKENTKTTICGIPELRPQDIIIPGDPSITLFLVAAATLIPGSEITIEGICLNEDRLRVYRILREMSADINTTISGKNLGNKIGSINVKSARLNGVTIKESDISIDNFQILLFLLCTANGKSSIENNKGLKISSKLHKFIEIMQELGAIIEVTDTSINIEGTTLDGGKSINARYDYLLGNILILSGFVSRKPITMYNYRPHWFDLYYNADKVKPSHNGKKSTHS from the coding sequence ATGGAAACCCAGGGTTGCACAATCAGAAAGATCGCACCTTTGAAGGGACTGTATAAGGTTCCGCCCGACGAGTCGTCGTTGCAAAGAGGTCTATTTATTCTGGCTCAAGCTGTGGGGAAGTCTACTATCTCTCCTTCTTTTATTTCTGACAGTACCGTCAGTACAATGTGCTGTCTACAGCATCTCGGTGTGGAGATTAAAAGAATCTCGGATTCCAGAATAGAAGTGTATGGTGTCGGTGTACGCGGACTCAGTGCACCTACGGACGTATTGAACATTGGAAACTCCAGAATAGCCATGCATCTCCTGCTTGGAGTTGTTGCCAGTTATTCTTTTCAGACGATAATTACTGGGTATGGACACTTCCTTGATAAGTTCAAGATAAAGGGTGTGAAACACTTTTCCGATATTGGAATTGAAATAACTTCATGTACTCTACCAACTATTGTCAAAGGAAATGATTATTGTGTTCCACATATACATATACTTGAACATTCCTGTTCTCAGATTAAAAGCGCGCTCTTGATGGCCGGACTCAATACAAAGGGTACTACAACCATTGTGGAACCTTTTTCTGGTAGCACGAATCACACTGAGTTGATGCTTAAACATTTAGGTGCGGATATCACAATCATTCGCAGCAAAGAGAATACAAAAACAACCATCTGTGGGATACCTGAACTGCGTCCACAGGATATTATAATCCCGGGTGATCCTTCTATTACGCTCTTCTTGGTTGCAGCAGCAACACTCATCCCTGGCTCCGAAATCACGATAGAGGGTATTTGCTTGAATGAGGATCGTCTCAGAGTATACAGAATCCTCAGAGAAATGTCTGCCGACATTAATACAACAATATCAGGTAAGAATTTAGGAAACAAAATAGGTAGCATTAATGTCAAAAGCGCTCGACTCAATGGTGTCACGATTAAGGAATCTGATATTTCTATAGATAATTTTCAGATTCTACTCTTTTTGCTTTGCACTGCAAATGGTAAAAGCTCCATAGAGAACAACAAGGGACTCAAGATAAGTAGTAAACTTCATAAATTCATAGAAATAATGCAGGAGCTGGGCGCGATAATTGAGGTAACAGATACAAGCATCAACATTGAAGGCACGACCTTAGATGGTGGAAAGTCAATCAATGCCCGCTATGACTACCTTCTGGGTAACATATTGATCCTATCCGGTTTTGTCTCGCGCAAACCGATCACAATGTATAATTATAGACCTCACTGGTTTGACCTGTACTATAATGCAGATAAGGTGAAACCATCGCATAATGGAAAAAAGTCTACACACAGTTAG
- a CDS encoding AsmA-like C-terminal domain-containing protein produces MKVKIVILLFLLAVFSPFLVYKYNKNLSQKFVEYYINSRFSKFKTGSHISFTDFDIRNSDNFKELVLSKVTVDLGSKKVAFIEELRFSFHWNFPFTKLYPINMTISGADIEIPFEAGRDKMISLENYQVDHIFSVIALLNTDLFIQNIRFNGYTVSEGFIRIKKMNHRNVLQLGIHEEKAGIELEMVQSQYDTIAVRVTNFDPNESVFSPLIKGLSNIDISNDSFTFSGYAVLNLNEKKIQGAVRDLRGSVSKKIRKESNFQFENGSFVFNGTLENLELNNVKIKIDGTEFRGRLLLKDGLSLEGKIENLVAGDILKYWGNDLNPVAREWYEESIQGGIIKQADIKFESKSGDLKIEDAILEGVKARIAITEPADIEKRFIDVEKVSGKLSLLGGNLEAIIHSGEIDGTNCKGCKIRINDDAIKIEGELVNNLNKLVLLGEKFSPQIIAEVAEQVAIRTLKGKGIVDFLVQIPTSATQEIDTVINIKADNIQAARFYKAFHIENGSMELKITNNDAAMRATLLSSGEKIDLYLDRNSTDQITKFTIKGTSKLEPIKESGFLPEFISLAGKVTGEVAINLLPNNEVDAVGRIGTKDVQEDISQLFGWEKDPGAILNFRIKTRDGEHNFEVLEILGKKMDIRFEGKSNGKEALFNSKALQINDSHLDLSYVLKGNTSNLRITSEAIDLSRAEKLASLTQLENRKSDLNENISIKIANLKLKNEISMNNLSLTLQEGDGSLSGIFSDDSILRARFSKDGGINVDSTNVGTLLKGLGFKSGIIGGRGALHMGTKNMRTNSGVLKIENFYIQDAPILARILSLASLNGIMNILNGEGIFFDRFFSEFKYADDVFYISESWLEATPIGLSVMGILSIPEEKLILHGSVVPLYRINQLISKMPIIGTLLTGGRNRGVIAAEYTLTRKQGKSNVSVHTLTTFTPTVLHKFFKVFD; encoded by the coding sequence ATGAAGGTAAAGATCGTTATACTTCTCTTCTTGCTTGCCGTTTTCTCGCCGTTTTTAGTCTACAAGTACAACAAGAACTTATCACAGAAGTTTGTCGAATATTACATCAACAGCCGTTTCAGCAAATTCAAGACTGGAAGCCATATTTCCTTCACTGACTTCGATATTAGGAATTCCGATAATTTTAAAGAGTTAGTACTAAGTAAAGTTACCGTCGATCTGGGATCTAAAAAAGTAGCTTTCATCGAGGAACTCCGATTCTCTTTTCATTGGAACTTTCCTTTCACGAAACTGTATCCAATAAACATGACTATCTCGGGTGCAGACATAGAGATACCATTCGAAGCTGGGAGGGACAAAATGATTAGTCTAGAAAACTATCAGGTAGACCATATTTTTTCCGTCATCGCGCTTTTGAACACTGACTTATTTATACAAAACATCAGATTCAACGGTTATACAGTCAGTGAGGGATTCATAAGAATAAAGAAAATGAATCATAGAAACGTTTTACAACTTGGGATTCACGAGGAGAAAGCGGGAATAGAATTAGAAATGGTGCAGTCTCAATACGATACCATTGCGGTCAGAGTGACTAATTTCGATCCCAACGAGAGTGTTTTCTCACCTCTGATCAAAGGGCTATCCAATATTGATATTTCGAATGATAGTTTCACCTTCAGTGGGTATGCTGTCCTGAACTTAAATGAGAAAAAGATTCAAGGAGCAGTCAGGGATCTCCGCGGATCTGTAAGCAAAAAAATCAGAAAGGAATCAAATTTTCAATTCGAGAATGGAAGCTTTGTGTTCAATGGAACCCTAGAAAACCTAGAACTCAATAATGTGAAAATCAAAATCGATGGTACAGAATTCAGAGGCAGACTCTTGCTAAAAGACGGGCTGTCATTAGAAGGAAAGATCGAGAATCTAGTAGCAGGAGACATACTAAAATACTGGGGGAATGATCTTAATCCTGTAGCAAGAGAGTGGTATGAGGAAAGCATACAAGGTGGAATTATAAAACAGGCGGATATCAAGTTCGAAAGTAAGTCAGGAGATCTAAAAATCGAGGACGCGATTCTCGAAGGTGTAAAAGCGAGAATAGCGATCACAGAGCCTGCAGATATAGAAAAACGTTTCATTGACGTAGAAAAAGTATCAGGCAAACTGAGTCTATTGGGCGGTAATCTAGAAGCTATAATTCATTCGGGGGAAATTGATGGCACAAATTGCAAAGGGTGTAAAATCAGAATCAACGACGACGCAATCAAAATAGAGGGCGAGCTTGTTAACAATCTAAATAAACTCGTGCTACTTGGTGAAAAATTCAGCCCGCAGATTATTGCTGAGGTGGCTGAGCAAGTAGCTATAAGGACGCTCAAAGGCAAAGGTATTGTAGATTTTCTTGTGCAGATACCAACTTCAGCAACTCAGGAGATAGATACTGTTATCAATATCAAGGCAGACAATATTCAAGCAGCACGATTCTATAAAGCTTTTCATATAGAAAATGGAAGCATGGAACTAAAGATCACTAACAATGATGCCGCAATGCGGGCAACATTACTCTCCTCGGGAGAAAAAATAGATCTATATCTGGATAGAAATTCAACGGACCAAATAACGAAGTTCACGATCAAGGGTACAAGCAAGTTAGAACCTATCAAAGAATCCGGCTTTTTGCCTGAGTTTATCTCATTGGCGGGTAAAGTCACTGGGGAAGTAGCAATAAACCTCCTCCCGAACAATGAAGTAGATGCAGTAGGTAGGATTGGAACCAAAGACGTACAAGAAGACATTTCCCAACTTTTTGGGTGGGAGAAAGATCCGGGTGCAATTCTTAATTTTAGAATCAAGACTCGGGATGGGGAACATAATTTCGAAGTCCTCGAAATTTTAGGGAAAAAGATGGACATCCGTTTTGAGGGTAAAAGCAACGGCAAGGAAGCACTATTCAACAGCAAGGCATTGCAAATTAATGACTCACATCTGGATTTGAGCTACGTGCTTAAAGGAAATACATCGAATTTGAGAATCACTTCAGAGGCAATAGATTTGTCTAGAGCAGAAAAACTGGCCTCTCTGACACAGCTCGAAAATAGAAAAAGTGACCTCAATGAGAATATATCAATCAAAATAGCCAACCTGAAACTAAAAAATGAAATTTCAATGAATAATCTGAGTCTGACCTTACAAGAAGGTGACGGTAGTCTTTCAGGGATTTTCAGTGATGATAGCATTCTGCGAGCGAGATTCAGTAAAGATGGAGGTATCAATGTAGATAGCACAAATGTTGGGACACTTCTAAAAGGTCTTGGATTTAAAAGTGGTATAATAGGTGGTAGAGGAGCCTTACACATGGGTACGAAGAATATGAGAACTAATAGTGGGGTCCTGAAAATAGAAAATTTCTATATACAAGATGCACCAATACTGGCGCGTATCCTTTCTCTAGCTTCACTGAATGGGATAATGAATATCTTGAATGGTGAAGGGATCTTTTTTGATAGATTTTTCTCAGAGTTTAAGTATGCAGATGATGTATTTTATATTTCTGAGTCATGGTTGGAGGCTACACCTATTGGATTGAGTGTGATGGGTATTCTGAGCATTCCTGAAGAGAAGCTCATTCTACACGGAAGCGTAGTACCACTGTACCGAATCAATCAATTAATTTCGAAAATGCCTATCATAGGAACATTGTTGACAGGTGGAAGAAATCGCGGAGTCATCGCAGCAGAATATACTCTGACCAGGAAACAAGGAAAGTCGAATGTATCTGTCCACACGTTGACGACGTTTACACCGACGGTATTACATAAGTTTTTCAAGGTATTCGACTAG
- a CDS encoding monovalent cation/H+ antiporter complex subunit F gives MFFATLTILLSSMAVLLLGVIFFSEKHSKILAANSLATHAMILACLYPNLTVDSNSIDIALVYSLTAFIGLVAVTSFVLYGGVGKR, from the coding sequence ATGTTTTTTGCTACATTGACGATACTACTGAGCAGCATGGCTGTACTCCTGCTTGGTGTGATATTTTTCTCAGAAAAACATAGTAAGATCCTAGCTGCTAACTCTCTAGCTACACATGCAATGATCCTCGCTTGTTTATATCCAAATCTCACAGTTGATAGCAATTCCATAGATATCGCTCTGGTGTACTCACTCACTGCGTTCATCGGATTGGTAGCCGTGACAAGCTTCGTCCTGTACGGAGGTGTTGGAAAACGCTGA
- the glmU gene encoding bifunctional UDP-N-acetylglucosamine diphosphorylase/glucosamine-1-phosphate N-acetyltransferase GlmU: MQDRYLALNMIASLAGKFITLMSLGVSTTQALILAAGNSSRMNSQLPKVVHRVGGLELINHNLLLLQELGFEEAVMVCGPQLDFVDVTHISVRKVFQREKKGTAHAVKCALPELHSRNVLILYGDVPLISKGTIEALLESQEKYDATLLGFPVMDSSSEYGRLMITEGKVSRIIEYSELEGEQKQVLNFANSGILCIDVKLLKEYISLVDASNRQGEYYLTDVVNLMARDSRNVGFNIIQESEGIGINTQADLSRAERFFQERKRARFLSAGVRLIDPDTVYFAYDTYIESDVIVHPNVIFFPGVKVFRGAEILPFSLLEGVAIGSAAKVGPFARIRGSSDIGGNAVIGNFVEVKNSTIGQGVKVKHLSYIGDASIGDQTNIGGGTVICNFDFEKKHHTQIDKKCFIGGNNTIVAPVRIHAEARTAAGSTITSDVPPKKLGISRAMQVNKSIK, from the coding sequence TTGCAAGATAGGTACCTTGCCCTTAACATGATTGCTAGTCTAGCAGGTAAATTTATCACCTTAATGAGTCTTGGAGTTTCAACTACGCAGGCCTTGATACTTGCCGCGGGTAATTCTAGTCGAATGAATTCCCAGTTACCGAAGGTAGTGCATAGAGTAGGTGGCCTCGAACTTATTAATCACAATTTGCTTTTACTGCAGGAGCTTGGATTTGAAGAGGCTGTTATGGTCTGCGGTCCCCAATTGGATTTTGTTGATGTTACCCATATTTCCGTTAGGAAGGTTTTCCAGCGTGAAAAGAAAGGTACAGCTCATGCGGTGAAATGTGCCTTACCAGAACTTCATAGCAGGAATGTCCTGATTTTATATGGGGATGTTCCTTTGATTTCTAAGGGGACAATAGAAGCGTTGTTAGAAAGTCAGGAAAAGTATGATGCTACACTACTTGGCTTCCCAGTGATGGATTCCTCTTCAGAGTATGGACGTCTTATGATTACCGAAGGGAAAGTTTCTAGGATTATTGAGTATTCAGAGCTTGAGGGGGAACAGAAGCAAGTACTAAATTTTGCCAATTCTGGTATTCTCTGCATAGATGTGAAACTACTCAAAGAATACATCAGCCTTGTCGATGCTTCAAATAGGCAAGGGGAGTACTATTTGACGGATGTTGTGAACCTCATGGCCCGGGATTCCAGGAATGTAGGGTTCAATATTATCCAGGAAAGTGAGGGGATAGGTATCAATACTCAGGCTGATCTTTCTCGTGCTGAGAGATTCTTTCAGGAGAGGAAGAGGGCTAGATTTCTAAGTGCTGGTGTTAGGTTGATTGATCCTGATACTGTCTACTTCGCATATGATACGTATATAGAGTCCGATGTGATAGTGCATCCGAATGTGATATTTTTCCCTGGTGTGAAGGTATTCCGAGGTGCTGAGATTCTACCATTTTCTCTTTTGGAAGGTGTCGCCATTGGTTCTGCTGCGAAAGTGGGGCCGTTCGCAAGAATACGCGGTAGCAGTGATATCGGTGGAAATGCAGTCATAGGGAATTTCGTGGAAGTAAAAAACAGCACAATTGGGCAAGGTGTGAAGGTCAAACATCTGAGTTATATAGGTGATGCATCAATTGGTGATCAGACCAACATTGGAGGGGGAACTGTGATCTGTAATTTTGATTTTGAAAAAAAGCATCATACGCAAATTGATAAAAAATGCTTCATAGGTGGAAATAATACTATTGTTGCCCCAGTGAGAATCCACGCTGAGGCTCGTACCGCTGCTGGGAGTACCATCACATCAGACGTGCCGCCTAAAAAGTTGGGAATCTCAAGGGCAATGCAAGTAAACAAATCCATAAAATAA
- the purH gene encoding bifunctional phosphoribosylaminoimidazolecarboxamide formyltransferase/IMP cyclohydrolase, with the protein MIKRALISVYDKTNLLSLANKLKVVNAEIIATGKTYEYLLENGIDAIRLSDYTGSPEILNGRVKTLHPTIHVGILADPDLHSSEMAKYEIHSIDLVVVNLYPFEEHVRKSASENEIIENIDIGGVSLLRSAAKNFRNVCVLSDPSDYALFDVNCTLAFRTKMARKTFMRVARYDCKIADWFSSSLTLPENINISLTKRTDFRYGENPHQNASFYSDGELPFKKIQGKELSYNNLLDLDSALAIVANFSSPACAIIKHNNPCGVSVSKDSLYEAYDNAFAADSLSAFGGVVAFNQIVTKDVAEKISKTFFEVVVATGITQDAELMLQTKTNLRVLIYKKYTQPDRHFISLLGGFLVQSCNAKLFQDFEVVTNRAPDDEETNQLIFAWKVCKYVKSNAIVTARNYTTVGIGAGQMSRVKSVEIALEKTQGNQGLVMASDAFFPFADSIELAAKSGVTAIIQPGGSIKDNEVIEAANKHNIGMIFTRMRHFRH; encoded by the coding sequence ATGATAAAAAGAGCCCTGATATCTGTTTATGATAAGACCAACCTCTTGTCACTTGCAAATAAATTGAAAGTTGTAAACGCCGAAATCATTGCAACTGGAAAAACTTATGAATACCTTCTGGAGAATGGAATCGATGCAATAAGGCTATCTGATTATACAGGCTCTCCAGAAATATTAAATGGCAGAGTGAAGACTCTTCATCCGACTATTCATGTGGGTATACTGGCAGATCCCGATTTACATAGTTCCGAGATGGCAAAGTATGAAATACATTCGATAGATTTGGTCGTAGTCAACCTGTACCCATTTGAGGAGCATGTACGAAAAAGCGCTTCGGAAAATGAGATAATCGAGAATATAGATATAGGGGGGGTCTCACTATTGAGGTCAGCTGCAAAAAATTTCAGGAATGTTTGTGTTCTCTCTGATCCAAGTGATTACGCTCTGTTTGACGTGAACTGCACGTTAGCTTTCAGGACCAAGATGGCAAGAAAAACCTTCATGCGTGTAGCAAGGTATGACTGTAAAATCGCAGATTGGTTTTCCTCGTCATTGACGCTGCCCGAGAACATAAACATATCCTTGACGAAAAGAACTGATTTCAGATATGGAGAGAATCCTCATCAGAACGCTTCTTTTTACTCTGACGGAGAGCTTCCATTTAAAAAGATCCAGGGCAAAGAGCTGAGTTACAACAACCTATTGGATCTCGATAGTGCACTAGCGATTGTAGCTAATTTTTCCAGTCCCGCATGTGCGATCATAAAGCACAACAATCCTTGTGGTGTGTCCGTAAGCAAGGATAGCTTATATGAGGCCTATGATAACGCATTTGCTGCAGATTCACTGAGTGCATTTGGAGGCGTAGTCGCTTTCAACCAAATCGTGACAAAAGACGTAGCGGAAAAAATATCCAAGACTTTCTTTGAAGTCGTAGTTGCGACTGGTATTACTCAGGATGCAGAACTAATGCTACAAACTAAAACGAATCTGCGAGTCCTTATATATAAGAAATACACACAGCCTGATAGACATTTCATAAGTTTACTTGGAGGTTTCTTGGTACAGTCTTGTAACGCCAAACTTTTCCAGGATTTCGAAGTTGTCACGAACAGAGCTCCAGATGATGAAGAGACAAATCAACTGATTTTTGCCTGGAAAGTCTGTAAGTATGTGAAATCAAACGCTATAGTCACTGCTCGGAATTACACCACTGTGGGAATAGGTGCAGGTCAGATGAGTCGAGTTAAGAGTGTCGAAATAGCGCTTGAAAAAACGCAGGGAAATCAAGGGCTCGTGATGGCTTCAGATGCTTTTTTCCCATTTGCAGACAGTATAGAGCTTGCTGCGAAAAGTGGGGTCACTGCCATTATCCAGCCTGGTGGCTCGATAAAAGATAACGAAGTAATAGAAGCAGCTAACAAACATAACATCGGAATGATCTTCACAAGGATGAGGCATTTCAGACATTGA
- a CDS encoding glutathione synthetase: protein MKIGIQVISLSNLGKSTTYLIGEALERECNIFIYPVETLSIWDGRVSARGKMVTTSSEGKVSLSEKEEEVNLSTLDMLLMRNDPPFDMSYITATYMLERCGTLVINEPEAVRGFPEKFVDYYNDAPPTLISREIRNIQLFFEQYKSVVLKPLYEFGGDDVMKFESFDESTQEKIHELISKTGTPIVAQKFEESVLEDGDKRVVVLDGKLLGCFRRKKEGSFITNMCKGGDFSSCILTSNEEEKCYRIASDLKERGITLAGIDLIAEKITEINVTSIAGIAELHQLYHINSAAKCFDVFEEMIWLRKK, encoded by the coding sequence GTGAAAATAGGAATCCAAGTAATATCTCTGTCCAATCTCGGAAAAAGTACTACTTACCTCATCGGAGAAGCTCTAGAAAGAGAGTGTAATATTTTCATCTATCCGGTAGAGACGCTCTCTATATGGGATGGTCGTGTATCAGCAAGAGGAAAGATGGTTACAACATCCTCCGAGGGAAAAGTATCACTATCCGAGAAGGAAGAAGAGGTGAATCTCAGTACCTTGGATATGCTACTTATGAGGAACGATCCTCCATTTGATATGAGCTACATCACTGCGACCTACATGCTCGAGCGATGTGGAACACTTGTTATCAATGAACCAGAAGCAGTACGTGGTTTCCCTGAAAAATTCGTGGACTACTATAATGACGCTCCGCCGACCCTTATTTCCAGAGAAATCCGGAACATACAATTGTTCTTCGAACAATACAAATCAGTGGTACTGAAGCCATTATATGAGTTCGGTGGAGATGACGTAATGAAATTTGAATCATTCGACGAGTCAACACAGGAAAAAATCCATGAACTTATCTCCAAAACTGGAACGCCAATAGTAGCTCAAAAATTTGAGGAATCCGTTCTTGAAGACGGTGATAAGAGAGTCGTGGTGTTAGATGGGAAACTCCTTGGCTGTTTCCGAAGGAAGAAAGAGGGTAGTTTCATCACCAACATGTGCAAGGGAGGAGATTTTTCCTCCTGCATACTCACTTCGAATGAGGAAGAGAAATGCTATAGAATCGCTTCAGATTTGAAAGAACGTGGTATAACCCTCGCAGGAATAGACCTAATTGCAGAAAAAATAACGGAAATAAATGTCACATCAATAGCAGGCATCGCTGAACTACATCAACTCTACCACATAAACTCAGCGGCAAAGTGTTTCGATGTGTTCGAGGAAATGATCTGGCTTAGGAAAAAGTAG